One genomic region from Flavobacterium lindanitolerans encodes:
- a CDS encoding winged helix-turn-helix domain-containing protein: protein MSDSRNLFSGKRKYLFGLILLSFISVIFAAFSMADKDDFDIARREVLLRKIGHELLLQSGDSVSRVLPVKKISENEYQISFEKEFSFQPDSLANTTRRLLANDPLTSDYVVNVINCGNSDVAYGYAISKNRKEDNIPCIGRIQPKACYIINIKFKPTGINTAKNGYLLAGLPFLALVGFLFLKSGTTRKRKTLPDSKDTDTFTLGSVLFDAKNRKLITTEKTIDLTGTETRLLLIFALSPNETIERSRLQKEIWEDEGVIVGRSLDMFISKLRKKLELDSNINIVVIRGKGYKLEITS, encoded by the coding sequence ATGTCTGATAGCCGAAATCTCTTCTCCGGGAAACGTAAGTATCTGTTTGGATTAATATTACTTTCGTTTATTTCAGTAATCTTCGCAGCTTTCAGCATGGCGGATAAGGACGATTTTGATATCGCCAGAAGGGAAGTTTTGCTTCGCAAAATCGGACATGAACTACTTTTACAATCCGGAGACAGTGTATCGAGAGTTCTTCCGGTAAAAAAGATTTCAGAAAATGAATACCAGATTAGTTTCGAAAAGGAATTTAGTTTTCAACCGGACTCCCTGGCGAATACAACACGGCGTTTGTTGGCTAATGACCCTTTGACATCCGATTATGTTGTTAATGTCATAAACTGTGGTAATTCCGATGTAGCTTATGGATATGCCATATCCAAAAACAGAAAAGAGGACAACATACCCTGTATAGGCAGAATACAACCCAAAGCATGTTACATAATCAACATTAAATTCAAACCAACAGGTATAAATACAGCAAAGAATGGGTATCTTTTGGCCGGCCTGCCGTTTTTAGCATTGGTTGGTTTTCTTTTTTTAAAATCTGGTACAACCCGAAAGCGAAAAACATTACCGGACAGTAAGGATACCGACACCTTCACTTTAGGTTCGGTTTTGTTCGATGCTAAGAATCGGAAACTGATAACAACCGAAAAGACAATAGACTTAACAGGAACAGAAACCCGTCTACTGCTTATTTTCGCATTGTCACCCAATGAAACTATAGAAAGAAGTCGTTTGCAAAAAGAAATATGGGAAGACGAAGGTGTTATTGTAGGGCGCAGTCTGGATATGTTCATTTCAAAACTTAGAAAAAAATTGGAATTGGACTCCAACATCAATATAGTTGTTATACGCGGCAAAGGGTATAAACTTGAGATTACCTCTTAA
- a CDS encoding DUF7674 family protein yields the protein MRNFNDSLIKKMERLAEITISSLQLGKMARTKRCLALAEELLIKGNNEMKNAITNVYLFSVSHYMEINRLETSRLLPIALHKEYVKQINASGV from the coding sequence ATGAGAAATTTCAATGATAGCCTAATCAAAAAAATGGAGCGCCTTGCCGAAATAACCATCAGCAGCCTCCAGCTCGGTAAAATGGCACGTACTAAAAGATGCCTTGCACTTGCCGAGGAATTGCTCATCAAGGGCAATAACGAAATGAAAAACGCAATCACCAATGTCTATCTGTTTTCCGTATCGCATTATATGGAAATAAACAGGTTGGAAACATCGAGACTGCTCCCAATTGCGCTTCACAAAGAATACGTCAAACAAATTAATGCTTCCGGAGTATGA
- the kdpF gene encoding K(+)-transporting ATPase subunit F, whose protein sequence is MIALLIIALAVFAYIVYVLLKPEKF, encoded by the coding sequence ATGATAGCCTTATTAATTATTGCTCTGGCTGTTTTTGCCTACATCGTTTACGTCTTACTTAAACCTGAAAAATTTTAA
- the kdpA gene encoding potassium-transporting ATPase subunit KdpA, whose translation MNTEITGIIAMFVLTLLLAIPLGKYISKVYLGQKTFLDPVFQPIEKLFYKISGIDSKKEMNWKQHMVALVAINVVWFVLGMIVLLCQGWLPLNPDNNPNMTPDLAFNTIISFLVNCNLQHYSGETGVSYLSQLFLMFLQFVSAGIGLAAAAVLFNALKERTTETLGNFYNYFIKSCTRILLPISVIVATILLFNGTPMTFEGKQAMTTLQGDSVEVSTGPAAAFTAIKHVGTNGGGFFGTNSAHPLENPNYLTNIVEMIAQMIIPFAMVFALGFFLNRRKLSWMIFGVMTVGFLALTIPTVITEMNGNPAIAQMGIDTTSGATEGKEVRFGAAASGYWSIATTVISTGSVNSMHDSAMPLSGMNQLLAMMINCFYGGCGVGILNFYIFIILAVFISGLMVGRTPEFLGKKIEAREMKIAMIIALLHPFLILVGVALSTAFPEQGASTLNNPGFHGFSEILYEFTSSAANNGSGFEGLGDNNPWWNITTGIVLLLSRFLPIIGPVAIAGILASKKHIPESAGTLKTDTSTFGLMVFAVIFIIAALSFFPSLTLGPIAEYFTLY comes from the coding sequence ATGAATACCGAAATTACAGGAATTATAGCCATGTTTGTCCTGACACTGCTTCTGGCAATACCGTTAGGAAAATACATTTCAAAAGTATATTTAGGGCAAAAAACTTTTTTGGACCCAGTTTTTCAGCCCATTGAAAAACTATTTTATAAAATAAGCGGTATCGATTCTAAAAAAGAAATGAACTGGAAACAGCACATGGTTGCACTGGTTGCCATTAATGTGGTCTGGTTTGTTTTAGGAATGATTGTGCTTCTCTGTCAAGGTTGGTTGCCGTTGAATCCGGATAACAATCCCAACATGACGCCTGACCTGGCTTTCAACACCATTATTTCCTTTTTAGTAAACTGCAACCTGCAGCATTATTCCGGAGAAACCGGAGTCAGTTATTTAAGTCAGTTGTTTTTAATGTTCCTTCAATTCGTTTCTGCGGGAATCGGATTGGCTGCAGCTGCTGTACTTTTCAATGCATTAAAAGAAAGAACAACGGAAACGCTGGGTAATTTTTACAATTACTTTATCAAATCCTGTACCCGTATTCTTTTGCCTATTTCCGTAATCGTAGCAACTATTTTGCTTTTTAACGGAACTCCAATGACGTTTGAAGGGAAACAGGCAATGACAACCCTTCAGGGGGATTCTGTTGAAGTATCAACCGGACCAGCTGCAGCATTCACCGCCATAAAACATGTGGGGACAAATGGCGGAGGATTTTTCGGTACCAATTCAGCCCATCCACTTGAAAACCCTAATTACCTGACCAACATTGTAGAAATGATTGCCCAGATGATTATTCCATTTGCCATGGTATTTGCTTTAGGGTTTTTCTTAAACAGAAGAAAACTATCCTGGATGATTTTTGGTGTAATGACAGTCGGATTCCTTGCGTTGACTATTCCAACCGTAATTACAGAAATGAATGGAAACCCTGCCATAGCGCAAATGGGAATTGATACAACCTCTGGCGCTACCGAAGGTAAAGAAGTGCGGTTTGGAGCTGCCGCATCCGGATATTGGAGCATTGCTACAACCGTTATCTCAACAGGTTCTGTCAATTCAATGCACGACAGCGCCATGCCTCTATCCGGAATGAACCAGTTACTTGCCATGATGATTAACTGCTTTTATGGAGGATGTGGTGTAGGGATATTAAACTTTTACATTTTTATTATCCTTGCTGTTTTTATAAGCGGACTCATGGTAGGCAGAACTCCTGAATTTCTGGGTAAGAAAATCGAAGCCCGCGAAATGAAAATCGCCATGATTATTGCCTTACTGCATCCTTTCTTAATATTGGTTGGAGTTGCGCTTTCAACAGCATTTCCGGAACAAGGTGCCAGCACATTGAACAATCCGGGATTTCATGGATTTAGTGAAATCTTATACGAATTCACCTCATCTGCGGCCAATAACGGAAGTGGTTTTGAAGGTTTGGGCGATAATAATCCGTGGTGGAATATTACAACAGGAATCGTATTGCTGCTTTCCAGATTCCTTCCCATAATAGGTCCTGTGGCAATTGCCGGAATCCTCGCTTCAAAAAAACACATTCCGGAAAGTGCGGGAACTTTAAAAACAGATACTTCAACTTTCGGATTAATGGTATTTGCTGTTATTTTCATCATTGCAGCGCTTTCCTTCTTCCCTTCCCTCACTTTAGGACCTATAGCAGAATATTTCACGCTTTATTAA
- the kdpB gene encoding potassium-transporting ATPase subunit KdpB, with translation MKTQNKSLFQKELLKEAFVQSFLKLNPATLFRNPIMFTVEIGTVVMLCVCLWILTGEESQGSFVYNLTVFIILLFTLLFANFAEAIAEARGKAQADSLRKTREETPAKKIFPVGEMYVDELQIVPSSSLVKGDIFICEAGDTIPTDGEIIEGLATIDESAITGESAPVIREAGGDKSSVTGGTKVLSDKIKVRVTTEPGESFLDKMIALVEGASRQKTPNEIALTILLAGFTLVFIIVCTTLKPFADYANITITIASFISLFVCLIPTTIGGLLSAIGIAGMDRALRANVITKSGKAVETAGDIDVLLLDKTGTITIGNRKATQFYPTAGISEQEFIKASILSSLADETPEGKSIIELAGKEATKNLSIEGATLIKFTAETRSSGVTLPDGTRIRKGAYDAIRKLSEKAGNTFPNDTSDRVTEISSNGGTPLVVSENDKVLGVIELQDIIKPGIQERFERLRRMGVKTVMVTGDNPLTAKFIAEKAGVDDFIAEAKPEDKMNYIKNEQIKGKLVAMMGDGTNDAPALAQADVGVAMNSGTQAAKEAGNMVDLDNDPTKLIEIVEIGKQLLMTRGTLTTFSIANDVAKYFAIIPALFITAIPALKGLNIMHLHSPESAILSAVIFNAVVIPFLIPLALKGVTYKPIGASALLRRNLLFYGLGGIIVPFIGIKIIDMIVTLFI, from the coding sequence ATGAAAACTCAAAATAAATCACTGTTTCAGAAAGAATTGCTCAAAGAAGCATTCGTACAGTCTTTCCTGAAACTCAATCCTGCAACCCTGTTCCGCAATCCGATTATGTTTACGGTTGAAATCGGAACAGTAGTCATGCTATGCGTTTGTTTGTGGATATTGACCGGTGAAGAATCACAAGGTAGTTTTGTGTACAACCTTACCGTCTTTATAATTTTACTATTCACATTATTGTTTGCCAATTTTGCGGAAGCCATTGCGGAAGCAAGAGGTAAAGCCCAGGCGGACAGTCTTCGAAAAACAAGAGAAGAAACACCTGCCAAAAAAATATTTCCGGTTGGAGAAATGTATGTAGACGAACTTCAGATTGTTCCTTCCTCCAGCCTGGTTAAAGGCGATATCTTTATCTGTGAAGCCGGCGATACTATTCCAACCGACGGAGAAATCATTGAAGGTTTGGCAACTATTGACGAAAGCGCCATAACCGGTGAAAGTGCTCCGGTAATTCGCGAAGCGGGCGGAGATAAAAGTTCCGTAACAGGCGGTACAAAAGTCTTATCAGATAAGATTAAAGTTCGGGTGACAACTGAACCCGGCGAGAGCTTCCTGGACAAAATGATTGCATTGGTTGAAGGTGCATCAAGACAAAAAACACCTAATGAAATCGCACTGACTATTTTATTAGCAGGCTTTACCTTAGTTTTTATTATTGTCTGTACGACTTTAAAACCGTTTGCTGATTATGCCAATATCACTATAACCATCGCTTCTTTTATTTCTTTATTCGTCTGCTTGATTCCAACAACTATTGGTGGATTGTTATCTGCCATTGGTATTGCCGGAATGGACCGCGCCTTGCGTGCCAATGTCATTACAAAATCAGGTAAAGCGGTAGAAACTGCGGGTGATATTGATGTATTGCTGTTAGACAAAACAGGAACGATTACAATTGGAAATAGAAAAGCAACGCAATTTTATCCTACCGCTGGCATATCCGAACAGGAATTTATAAAGGCCAGTATTCTATCGTCCTTAGCTGACGAAACACCGGAAGGCAAATCAATCATCGAATTGGCAGGAAAAGAGGCTACAAAAAACCTTTCTATAGAAGGTGCCACGCTGATAAAATTTACGGCAGAAACACGCAGCAGCGGTGTCACACTTCCGGATGGTACCAGAATCCGAAAAGGGGCTTATGACGCTATCCGAAAATTAAGTGAAAAAGCAGGAAATACTTTTCCAAATGACACATCTGATAGAGTTACTGAGATTTCCAGCAACGGGGGTACGCCTCTGGTGGTTTCTGAAAATGATAAGGTTTTAGGAGTAATCGAATTACAGGATATTATCAAACCCGGAATACAGGAACGTTTTGAAAGGCTGCGCAGAATGGGTGTCAAAACCGTAATGGTTACAGGTGACAACCCATTAACAGCCAAATTTATTGCCGAAAAAGCCGGTGTGGATGATTTTATTGCGGAAGCCAAACCCGAAGACAAGATGAATTACATCAAAAATGAGCAAATCAAAGGGAAACTGGTTGCCATGATGGGTGACGGGACAAATGATGCTCCCGCTCTTGCCCAGGCCGATGTGGGCGTTGCCATGAACAGCGGAACACAGGCTGCCAAAGAGGCCGGAAATATGGTGGATTTGGATAACGACCCTACAAAACTGATAGAAATTGTAGAAATCGGAAAACAATTATTAATGACACGCGGAACATTGACCACTTTTAGTATCGCGAATGACGTTGCCAAGTATTTTGCCATCATTCCTGCCCTGTTCATCACCGCAATTCCTGCGCTGAAAGGTTTAAATATCATGCACCTGCATAGCCCGGAAAGCGCTATCCTATCGGCAGTTATCTTTAATGCAGTTGTGATTCCGTTTTTGATTCCGCTGGCTTTAAAAGGAGTCACTTATAAACCTATCGGAGCTTCTGCCCTATTAAGACGAAACTTATTGTTTTATGGATTAGGCGGTATCATTGTTCCTTTTATCGGAATAAAAATCATCGACATGATAGTTACATTATTCATCTAA
- a CDS encoding K(+)-transporting ATPase subunit C, which produces MKNYLWIGVKLTLVTLVFFAGLYTLFILGIAQMAPNQGKGIMTESNGKKFYSNIGQSFTDARYFNSRPSVVNYNAAGSGGSNKGPGNPEYLAEVQKRIDTFLIQNPEIKANEIPADMVTASGSGLDPNISVQGAKVQIKRIAKARNIEEKKLEDLIAQNTEKPLLGLFGPEKINVLQLNLALDKLK; this is translated from the coding sequence ATGAAAAATTATTTATGGATTGGAGTAAAGTTAACACTGGTTACACTTGTCTTTTTTGCCGGACTCTATACACTGTTTATTCTTGGAATAGCACAAATGGCTCCCAACCAAGGAAAGGGAATCATGACGGAAAGCAATGGAAAAAAATTCTATAGCAATATAGGCCAATCTTTTACTGATGCCCGTTATTTTAACTCAAGACCTTCTGTCGTAAACTATAATGCAGCAGGTTCAGGAGGAAGCAACAAAGGACCAGGCAATCCGGAATATCTGGCCGAAGTCCAAAAAAGGATTGACACTTTCCTAATCCAGAATCCGGAAATCAAAGCTAATGAAATTCCGGCTGATATGGTCACAGCCAGCGGTAGCGGATTAGACCCAAATATCTCCGTACAAGGTGCAAAAGTCCAAATCAAGCGTATTGCAAAAGCAAGAAACATTGAAGAAAAAAAGTTGGAAGACCTTATTGCCCAAAATACTGAAAAGCCGCTTTTAGGACTGTTCGGACCGGAAAAAATTAACGTATTACAACTAAACCTCGCTCTCGATAAACTCAAATAA
- a CDS encoding porin: MKKLATAAFIAMVSLAQAQKDTIKTPESPLKISGYAEIYYLYDFGVPENNTRPGFVYSHNRHNEVSLNLGFVKANYEKGNVRANLAIMAGTYGNANLATEEGIMKNIYEANAGVKLSKTKNLWIDAGIFASHIGFESAISKDCWALTRSIQADNSPYYESGAKLSYTTDNGKWFVSGLLLNGWQRIKRVDGNKTLAFGHQLTYKPNAAILLNSSSFIGNDKPDTDKRMRYFHNLYGVFQLNEKWGLTAGFDLGAEQKEKGSNSYNSWYSPILIARYKVSDKIHIAARGEYYADKNGVIIATETPNGFKTFGYSVNFDYNIYDNVVWRIEARNLNSKDEIFTENGNPTKQNFSAATSLAISF, translated from the coding sequence ATGAAAAAATTAGCTACTGCAGCTTTTATCGCAATGGTCTCTCTTGCACAGGCACAGAAAGACACTATAAAAACTCCTGAATCACCACTAAAAATATCAGGCTATGCCGAAATCTATTACCTATACGATTTCGGAGTGCCTGAAAACAATACCAGACCTGGTTTCGTATATTCCCATAACAGGCATAATGAAGTTTCTTTAAATCTTGGATTTGTCAAAGCCAACTATGAAAAAGGAAACGTCAGGGCTAACCTGGCAATCATGGCAGGAACTTATGGCAATGCCAATCTTGCTACCGAAGAAGGCATTATGAAAAACATTTATGAAGCTAATGCCGGTGTAAAACTCTCAAAAACCAAAAATCTTTGGATTGATGCCGGGATTTTTGCCTCACACATTGGTTTTGAAAGTGCCATCAGTAAAGATTGCTGGGCATTGACACGTAGCATCCAGGCAGACAATTCGCCTTATTATGAAAGTGGCGCAAAACTATCCTATACTACAGACAATGGGAAATGGTTTGTGAGCGGACTCCTTTTAAACGGATGGCAAAGAATCAAACGGGTTGACGGTAATAAAACATTGGCTTTTGGACATCAACTAACCTATAAACCAAACGCGGCTATCCTATTGAACAGCAGTTCTTTCATTGGAAACGACAAACCCGATACTGATAAAAGGATGCGTTATTTTCACAATTTATACGGTGTTTTTCAGTTAAATGAAAAATGGGGACTAACTGCCGGTTTTGACCTCGGTGCTGAACAAAAGGAAAAAGGAAGCAACAGTTATAATTCATGGTACTCTCCTATTCTGATTGCCAGATATAAAGTTTCCGACAAAATCCATATTGCAGCACGAGGAGAATATTATGCAGACAAAAATGGGGTCATTATTGCAACAGAAACACCAAACGGATTTAAAACCTTTGGCTATTCTGTCAACTTCGATTACAACATCTATGACAATGTTGTATGGAGAATCGAAGCCAGAAATCTGAACAGCAAGGATGAAATTTTTACTGAAAATGGTAATCCCACCAAACAAAACTTTTCAGCGGCAACTTCGCTCGCCATATCATTCTAA
- a CDS encoding histidine kinase produces the protein MESKREDSVQHFLNLIQKSRRGKFKIYIGMSAGVGKTFRMLQEAHSLLKNGIDVKIGFIETHNRKETHDLLEGLPVIPRRYLFYKGKELEEMDVQAIISLRPEVVIVDELAHTNIEGSKNEKRWQDVFEILEVGINVISAVNIQHIESLNEEIKHITGIEVKERIPDSVLAQADEVVNIDLTADELITRLKEGKIYKAEKIEMALKNFFKSEHILQLRELALKEVASQVERKVEIEVPKSKNTRHEKFMACISSNEATAKKVIRKTARLANYYNSSKWYVLYVQLPHESADRIALDKQRHLINNFKLATELGAEVIKIEHTRIAKAIIEQAESKGITTVCIGKPKMNLMKIILSTSAFKQLLNKLSSSEIDLIILS, from the coding sequence TTGGAAAGCAAAAGAGAAGATAGCGTACAGCATTTTTTAAACCTGATTCAAAAATCAAGGAGAGGAAAGTTTAAAATCTACATCGGCATGAGTGCCGGTGTAGGTAAAACTTTTCGCATGCTTCAGGAAGCCCATTCCCTCCTAAAAAATGGAATCGATGTCAAAATAGGTTTTATAGAAACACACAATCGCAAAGAAACACACGATCTTTTGGAAGGACTTCCTGTAATTCCAAGACGTTATTTGTTCTACAAAGGCAAAGAACTGGAAGAAATGGATGTTCAGGCCATCATCAGCCTTCGTCCGGAAGTAGTAATCGTTGACGAACTGGCCCATACTAACATCGAGGGAAGCAAAAATGAAAAACGCTGGCAGGACGTCTTTGAAATCTTAGAAGTCGGAATCAATGTAATCAGTGCAGTGAATATCCAGCATATTGAAAGCCTGAATGAAGAAATAAAACACATCACAGGAATTGAAGTCAAAGAACGAATTCCTGACAGTGTTTTGGCACAGGCGGATGAAGTCGTAAACATAGACCTTACGGCTGACGAACTGATTACAAGGCTAAAAGAAGGAAAAATCTATAAGGCTGAAAAAATAGAAATGGCACTTAAGAATTTTTTCAAGAGCGAGCACATACTGCAATTAAGAGAATTGGCCTTAAAAGAAGTGGCCAGCCAGGTCGAACGAAAAGTCGAAATTGAAGTTCCTAAAAGCAAAAACACCCGTCATGAAAAATTCATGGCTTGTATTAGCAGTAACGAAGCCACCGCAAAAAAGGTTATCCGCAAAACCGCACGTCTGGCTAATTATTACAACAGCAGCAAATGGTATGTCTTATATGTACAGCTTCCACATGAAAGTGCAGACCGGATTGCATTAGACAAACAAAGACATCTAATCAATAATTTTAAACTGGCTACAGAACTGGGTGCCGAAGTCATCAAAATTGAACATACCCGGATTGCCAAAGCCATTATAGAACAGGCTGAAAGCAAAGGTATTACTACGGTATGCATAGGAAAACCAAAAATGAACCTGATGAAAATTATTCTTTCTACAAGTGCTTTCAAACAATTATTAAATAAGCTATCTTCGAGTGAAATTGACCTGATTATTTTGAGTTGA
- a CDS encoding four helix bundle protein: MKNSIVKDKSFVFAVRIVRLYQHISENKKEFILSKQLVRSGTSIGANICEALQAPSKKDFSSKMNISLKEAQETEYWLRLLFETNYLSEKEYQSVHSDSIELIKILTSIVKTSRTNPD, from the coding sequence ATGAAAAATAGTATTGTTAAGGACAAATCGTTTGTATTTGCCGTAAGAATTGTGAGGTTATACCAACATATTTCAGAAAATAAAAAAGAATTTATACTGTCAAAACAATTGGTTAGAAGCGGAACTTCAATTGGAGCAAATATTTGTGAGGCTTTGCAGGCTCCTTCAAAAAAAGACTTTAGCAGCAAGATGAACATATCACTAAAAGAAGCCCAGGAAACCGAATATTGGCTACGTTTGCTTTTTGAAACAAACTACCTGTCCGAAAAAGAATACCAATCCGTTCACTCAGACAGTATCGAACTCATCAAAATACTAACCTCAATTGTAAAAACATCCCGGACAAACCCAGATTAA
- a CDS encoding sensor histidine kinase — MRIKTKLRLGLGILFLLIILLTALAVRQVHAIAGDTENILVANYNSLDYSRNMMKELDKIEGEKQSFENFNHFLELQGKNITEIGEKELTQNLTEDVKTWQSRPEEPSILLQIRKDLNDIMKINMDAIQRKSIVAQKTTESAILWISITGLTCFLIALILLVNLPSDIANPIKDLTESIRQIAAKNYSQRVNFETHDEFGNLARSFNTMAEKLQEYSDSNLARLMMEKKRVETLINNMQDPVIGLDDKNLILFANEEALKISGLKAENIIGKAATEVAVSNDLVRSLLQHLMDENIEKSQQTLKIYADNKESYFEKQIVPILVLPTGEEEKKHIGSFIILRNVTAYKELDFAKTNFIAMVSHEFKTPIASMKMSLQLLENSSVGNLNDEQKQLVSSIKDDAKRLLRTTGELLDITQVETGKTQLKIENCNPDVIISNAVEATKILAEQKKISLNLTVPELLPEIKADQEKTTWVITNLISNAIRYSYENSTIFIAAEAKENTLMITVKDNGIGISPQYKNKIFDKYFRIPGSEKEGTGLGLAISKELIEAQGGTISVESNLGFGSEFVVTLKISND, encoded by the coding sequence GTGCGTATAAAAACAAAATTAAGACTAGGCCTCGGGATTCTTTTCTTACTCATCATATTGCTAACTGCTCTGGCAGTAAGACAAGTGCATGCCATTGCCGGTGATACTGAAAATATTCTTGTTGCCAATTACAATTCCTTAGACTATTCCCGGAACATGATGAAAGAGCTCGACAAGATTGAAGGTGAAAAACAATCTTTCGAAAATTTTAATCACTTTCTGGAATTGCAAGGCAAAAACATCACTGAAATAGGCGAAAAAGAACTTACCCAAAATTTAACAGAAGATGTAAAAACATGGCAATCAAGACCTGAAGAACCATCTATCCTGCTTCAGATTCGGAAAGACCTTAACGATATCATGAAAATCAACATGGATGCTATCCAAAGGAAAAGTATTGTAGCACAAAAAACAACAGAAAGTGCCATACTCTGGATTTCGATTACCGGACTTACCTGTTTTTTGATTGCCTTAATCCTGTTGGTCAACTTGCCAAGCGATATTGCAAATCCTATAAAAGACCTCACCGAAAGTATTCGTCAGATTGCTGCAAAAAACTATTCGCAGCGGGTCAATTTTGAAACGCATGACGAATTTGGAAATCTGGCCAGGTCATTCAATACAATGGCAGAAAAGCTTCAGGAATATAGTGACAGTAACCTTGCCAGACTCATGATGGAGAAAAAACGGGTTGAAACGCTAATCAACAATATGCAAGACCCAGTTATTGGACTTGATGACAAAAACCTTATTCTGTTTGCCAATGAAGAAGCCTTAAAAATTTCGGGACTAAAAGCAGAGAATATTATTGGTAAAGCTGCTACCGAAGTTGCTGTTTCTAACGACCTTGTCCGTTCACTATTACAGCATCTTATGGATGAAAACATCGAAAAGTCACAGCAAACACTTAAAATCTATGCAGATAATAAAGAAAGTTACTTCGAAAAACAAATAGTACCTATACTTGTTCTTCCAACAGGCGAAGAAGAAAAAAAACATATTGGTTCATTTATTATACTGCGCAACGTCACAGCCTATAAAGAATTGGATTTTGCCAAAACCAACTTCATAGCCATGGTTTCGCATGAATTCAAAACACCAATCGCTTCAATGAAAATGAGCCTGCAATTGTTGGAAAACAGCAGTGTCGGTAATTTAAACGATGAGCAGAAACAATTGGTTTCAAGTATTAAGGACGATGCTAAAAGATTACTCCGTACTACAGGAGAACTGCTGGACATCACCCAGGTAGAAACCGGAAAAACACAACTCAAAATAGAAAACTGTAATCCCGATGTAATCATTTCTAATGCAGTAGAAGCTACAAAAATACTGGCAGAACAAAAAAAGATTAGCCTTAACCTGACTGTTCCCGAATTGTTGCCTGAAATAAAAGCCGACCAGGAAAAAACAACCTGGGTCATTACGAACCTCATTTCAAATGCTATCCGCTATTCGTATGAAAACTCAACCATTTTCATTGCCGCAGAAGCCAAAGAAAATACGCTGATGATAACTGTCAAAGACAACGGAATAGGCATTTCTCCACAGTACAAAAACAAAATCTTTGATAAATATTTCCGGATTCCGGGTTCGGAGAAAGAGGGAACCGGCCTCGGACTCGCCATCAGCAAGGAGTTAATAGAAGCGCAAGGCGGTACAATTTCCGTTGAGAGTAACTTAGGATTCGGAAGTGAATTTGTCGTTACGCTCAAAATCAGCAATGATTAA
- a CDS encoding nuclear transport factor 2 family protein, translating into MRKLVLFVFFISLVSFVSLVSFQPLMGQEAEIRESIQTFFEGIHSRDSLKINSVSDEDLMLQTVVQSPRRNKLVVTKAADFKRYVATVPKETKFEERLLSFTIKVDGGMAHAWIPFEFYINGELTHKGVNSIQLIKKENLWKIIYYGDSKIKI; encoded by the coding sequence ATGCGAAAATTAGTACTATTCGTTTTCTTTATTTCCTTAGTTTCTTTTGTTTCCTTAGTTTCCTTTCAGCCATTAATGGGACAGGAAGCTGAAATCCGCGAATCGATACAAACTTTTTTTGAAGGTATACATTCCAGAGATAGCCTGAAAATTAACTCTGTGAGTGATGAAGACCTGATGTTACAGACGGTAGTGCAAAGTCCGAGAAGAAACAAGCTTGTAGTCACAAAAGCGGCTGATTTTAAAAGATATGTTGCCACGGTTCCTAAGGAAACCAAATTTGAAGAACGGTTGCTTTCCTTTACTATTAAAGTTGATGGTGGAATGGCTCACGCCTGGATACCTTTTGAATTTTACATCAATGGAGAGTTAACCCATAAAGGCGTCAACTCCATTCAACTGATTAAGAAGGAAAACCTATGGAAAATCATTTACTATGGAGACAGTAAAATCAAGATTTGA